One part of the Spiroplasma turonicum genome encodes these proteins:
- the rnr gene encoding ribonuclease R, translated as MENKILNYLKKNELTTLTEIINTFNNKDEITNVLKKLKDEYKIGWSNDNKIYYINNKYKIGSIRINDKGFGFVKNFNNLEEDFFVAPNSLNGCISTDEVVYTVEKESDDRMKANIEAISNRIKNSLVGELVKSKCGRFIDLIISEQGFKNYRIVMVNQKDFKLKPDLILKVKILDVRDKKLFVKIQKIIGNSNKAIDRIVSIAYEFNIKPEFSPLALKQADEVATKIDFNNNEIKRRLKNSLTNKCLVTIDGEDSKDLDDAVYVEKLVNGYKLIVAIADVSYYVRPFSELDNSALFKGNSVYLANKVIPMLPEKLSNGVCSLNPNEDKLCMVAEIDFSNDGKVIKKKVYESIMNSKARLTYNEVNEIYNGNNPNKRNDEILDMLFVAKELHDFIETERQNRGSIEFEISEPKIILDKEFNVIDIVKRNRGISEKLIENFMVSANEAVATIVFDKELPFIYRNHDIPKEESLKEWYSSLKALGINAKLNDKEKLNPKKIQSALNEIESQVKDETEREVINITLLRYMEKAEYGLDNIGHFGLASECYTHFTSPIRRYSDLLVHRYLKQYIIEHDLKENKLKNNEKFISKASSIINETERNAVSAEREVNKVCMCEFMKDKINFEYSGVISAVLKFGIFVQLSNCVEGLVHISELKDYVYDTEKGIMINKNNNTLRLGQIVKVKVKNADVKKRVIDFVLI; from the coding sequence TTGGAAAATAAAATATTAAATTACCTAAAAAAAAACGAATTGACAACCCTAACAGAAATCATAAACACATTTAATAATAAAGATGAAATAACAAATGTTTTAAAAAAATTAAAAGATGAATATAAAATCGGTTGGTCTAATGATAACAAAATTTATTATATTAATAACAAATATAAAATTGGTTCTATTAGAATTAATGACAAAGGTTTTGGATTCGTAAAAAATTTTAATAATCTAGAAGAAGATTTTTTTGTTGCGCCTAATTCATTAAATGGTTGCATTTCAACAGATGAAGTTGTTTATACTGTCGAAAAAGAATCTGATGATAGAATGAAAGCTAATATAGAAGCTATATCAAATAGAATTAAAAATTCTTTAGTTGGTGAACTTGTTAAAAGCAAGTGTGGAAGATTTATTGATTTAATAATTAGTGAACAAGGTTTTAAAAATTATAGAATTGTTATGGTTAATCAAAAAGACTTTAAATTAAAACCCGATCTTATATTAAAAGTTAAAATACTTGATGTTAGAGATAAAAAGTTATTTGTAAAAATACAAAAAATTATAGGTAATTCAAATAAGGCGATTGATCGCATAGTTTCAATTGCATATGAATTTAATATTAAACCTGAGTTTTCACCATTAGCTTTAAAACAAGCAGATGAAGTAGCTACTAAAATAGATTTTAATAATAATGAAATTAAAAGAAGATTAAAAAATTCATTAACAAATAAATGCTTAGTTACAATTGATGGTGAAGACTCAAAGGATTTAGATGATGCTGTATATGTTGAGAAACTAGTCAATGGTTATAAATTAATTGTTGCAATTGCAGATGTTTCTTATTATGTAAGACCATTTAGTGAACTTGATAATAGTGCACTCTTCAAAGGAAACTCAGTTTATTTAGCAAATAAAGTTATTCCAATGTTGCCTGAAAAACTTTCAAATGGTGTTTGTAGTTTAAATCCAAATGAAGATAAATTATGTATGGTTGCAGAAATTGATTTTAGTAATGATGGTAAGGTAATTAAGAAAAAAGTTTACGAATCAATTATGAATTCCAAAGCAAGACTTACTTATAATGAGGTTAACGAAATTTATAATGGCAATAATCCAAATAAAAGAAATGATGAAATTTTGGATATGTTATTTGTAGCAAAAGAACTACATGATTTTATTGAAACAGAAAGACAAAATAGAGGTTCAATAGAGTTTGAAATTTCTGAACCAAAAATAATTTTAGATAAAGAATTTAATGTTATTGATATTGTAAAAAGAAATAGAGGAATAAGTGAAAAGTTAATTGAAAATTTTATGGTAAGTGCTAATGAGGCAGTTGCAACAATTGTATTTGATAAAGAGCTACCATTCATATATAGGAACCATGATATTCCAAAAGAAGAAAGTTTAAAAGAGTGATATTCTTCTTTAAAAGCTTTGGGAATAAATGCAAAACTAAATGATAAAGAAAAATTAAACCCTAAAAAAATTCAAAGTGCATTAAACGAAATAGAATCACAAGTTAAAGATGAAACTGAGCGGGAAGTTATAAATATAACATTATTAAGATATATGGAAAAAGCAGAATATGGTCTTGATAATATTGGTCATTTTGGTTTAGCGAGTGAATGTTACACTCACTTTACTTCTCCAATCAGAAGATATAGTGATTTATTGGTTCATAGATATTTGAAACAATATATAATAGAGCATGATTTGAAAGAAAATAAACTTAAAAATAATGAGAAGTTTATCTCTAAAGCTTCAAGTATTATAAATGAAACTGAAAGAAATGCTGTTTCTGCTGAACGTGAAGTAAATAAAGTTTGTATGTGTGAATTCATGAAAGATAAAATAAATTTTGAATATAGTGGTGTAATTTCAGCAGTGTTAAAGTTTGGTATTTTTGTCCAATTATCAAATTGTGTAGAAGGATTGGTTCATATATCAGAACTTAAAGACTATGTTTATGACACTGAAAAAGGCATTATGATTAATAAGAACAATAATACTTTAAGACTTGGACAAATTGTTAAAGTTAAAGTAAAAAATGCAGATGTTAAAAAAAGAGTTATTGATTTTGTTTTAATTTAA
- the secG gene encoding preprotein translocase subunit SecG has protein sequence MNLLASASQKEMSNQIILVFEVIALIVSLLMIVVGLIQNKSSQTGLSALNGGNDELFSNSKERGTDKTMSIWMFSLGIILFVVTIVIGIITNTILK, from the coding sequence ATGAATTTATTAGCATCAGCTTCTCAAAAAGAAATGTCTAATCAAATTATACTTGTTTTTGAAGTTATAGCATTAATTGTTTCTCTTCTTATGATAGTAGTTGGATTAATTCAAAATAAAAGTTCCCAAACAGGTTTAAGTGCTTTGAATGGTGGTAATGATGAATTGTTCTCTAACTCCAAAGAAAGAGGAACTGACAAAACAATGTCAATTTGAATGTTTAGTTTAGGTATAATTTTATTTGTAGTAACAATAGTAATTGGTATAATAACAAACACTATTCTTAAATAG
- the mgtE gene encoding magnesium transporter, with protein MSTDTKNQEIIDKINEFIDKHDVKSLRDYVDKYYPYDLAEALYELEENKIILLIRLLTTDQSAELFPYLDPEIQEEVIAAMNSKEISEIFENLYSDDIVDILEEMPSNIVKKILRSSTPESRAQLNTILKYDDDTVGSIMNVEYIRFRDNWTIKECIEELKNNIDSLEEQNTFFVVDKLNNLKGVVDLKSLLFESHELKVNDVMDERFISAYTRDHQETVIDLFKKYELSIIPVTNSQKKLVGVVTFDDVFEVIEEEVTEDIHKMAAITPTEDEYFKTSIWKMMKSRCIWLILLMTLATFTQVIIFLFLKAFINLDIDNNGSLNIMSGFFYIVIMILPITNVISSTSGNSVIQSSTMVVRAMSLKEVTTKDFGRVLWKEFRVSILTGLVLVFINLIRSLIIYAIQFKGDLSGAIVWYTIAITSIALFLSLIISKLVGGLLPLIAKKMKLDPAIMASPILSTFIDMVSVTIFFGITYVFYVNVIL; from the coding sequence ATGAGTACGGATACGAAAAATCAAGAAATTATAGATAAAATAAATGAGTTTATTGACAAACATGATGTTAAAAGTTTAAGAGATTATGTAGATAAATATTATCCATATGACTTAGCAGAAGCTTTATATGAATTAGAAGAGAATAAAATCATTCTTTTAATCAGACTTCTTACAACCGATCAAAGTGCGGAGTTATTTCCTTATCTTGATCCAGAAATTCAAGAAGAAGTAATTGCAGCAATGAACTCTAAAGAAATAAGTGAAATCTTTGAAAATTTATATAGTGATGATATTGTAGATATTCTCGAAGAAATGCCTTCAAACATTGTTAAAAAAATATTAAGGTCATCAACACCTGAGTCTAGAGCTCAATTGAACACAATTTTAAAATATGATGATGACACTGTTGGTAGCATTATGAATGTTGAATATATTAGATTCAGAGATAATTGAACTATTAAGGAATGTATTGAAGAGTTAAAAAATAACATTGATTCATTAGAAGAGCAAAACACTTTTTTTGTTGTTGATAAACTAAATAACTTAAAAGGAGTTGTTGATCTTAAATCTTTACTATTTGAAAGTCACGAATTGAAAGTAAATGATGTAATGGACGAAAGATTTATTTCAGCTTATACAAGAGATCATCAAGAAACAGTTATTGATTTATTTAAAAAATATGAATTATCAATAATACCTGTGACAAATAGTCAAAAAAAACTTGTAGGAGTTGTAACTTTTGATGATGTATTCGAAGTTATTGAAGAAGAAGTTACTGAAGATATTCATAAAATGGCTGCAATTACTCCTACTGAGGATGAATATTTTAAAACAAGCATATGAAAAATGATGAAGTCAAGATGTATATGACTAATATTGTTAATGACATTAGCAACATTTACTCAAGTGATTATATTTTTATTCTTAAAGGCTTTTATAAATTTAGACATTGATAATAACGGTTCATTAAATATAATGTCAGGATTTTTTTATATTGTAATTATGATTCTTCCCATTACAAATGTAATATCAAGCACTTCAGGTAACAGTGTAATCCAATCATCAACTATGGTTGTTCGGGCAATGTCATTAAAAGAAGTAACAACAAAAGATTTTGGTAGAGTACTTTGAAAAGAATTTAGAGTTTCAATCCTAACAGGTTTAGTTCTTGTTTTTATAAATTTAATACGATCACTTATAATTTATGCGATTCAATTTAAAGGTGACTTATCAGGTGCAATTGTATGATATACTATCGCAATTACATCAATTGCTCTCTTTTTAAGTTTAATAATTTCAAAACTTGTCGGTGGATTATTACCATTAATAGCAAAAAAAATGAAGTTAGATCCAGCTATAATGGCTTCACCAATTCTTTCAACCTTTATTGATATGGTTTCTGTAACTATATTTTTTGGAATAACATATGTATTTTATGTAAACGTAATACTATAG
- a CDS encoding helix-turn-helix domain-containing protein, with product MERNNILEIFSYNMKRLRQNAKITQEELSFRSGLHKNYISDAERGKRNISLKAIEKLAKGLEIELTEFFLLNN from the coding sequence ATGGAAAGAAACAATATTTTAGAAATTTTTAGTTATAATATGAAACGTTTAAGACAAAATGCAAAAATCACTCAAGAAGAATTAAGTTTTAGATCAGGATTGCACAAAAATTATATATCAGATGCTGAAAGAGGTAAAAGAAATATATCACTAAAAGCAATTGAAAAGTTAGCAAAAGGTCTTGAAATAGAATTAACAGAATTCTTTTTATTAAATAATTAA
- the smpB gene encoding SsrA-binding protein SmpB — translation MGEYVILKNKKAYFNYFILETFEAGLVLSGPEIKSIRAKNVSIDESFILIRKGIPEIINMNIKKYEFANNIYFDATRNRTLLLHKKQIKKIIQQVKLEKLTIVPLKLYLKGNFAKLEIGLAKGKKLYDKREVIKKRDVERKLQRFTKN, via the coding sequence ATGGGAGAGTATGTAATATTAAAAAATAAAAAAGCATATTTTAACTATTTTATCCTTGAAACTTTTGAGGCTGGTTTGGTATTATCGGGACCAGAAATTAAATCGATAAGAGCAAAAAATGTATCAATTGATGAATCATTTATTCTTATTAGAAAAGGTATTCCTGAAATAATTAACATGAATATAAAGAAGTATGAATTCGCAAATAATATTTATTTTGATGCAACCAGAAATAGAACTTTACTTTTACACAAAAAGCAAATTAAAAAAATTATTCAACAAGTCAAACTTGAAAAACTAACAATAGTTCCACTCAAACTGTATTTAAAAGGGAACTTTGCTAAACTTGAGATTGGGCTTGCAAAAGGTAAAAAATTATATGATAAAAGAGAGGTAATTAAAAAACGTGATGTTGAAAGAAAATTACAAAGATTTACAAAAAATTAA
- a CDS encoding rhodanese-like domain-containing protein, whose translation MQWLDIIFKLLQKIFKSNSFNKKYRVVNSKKLKSIINNKNWQVVDLRNNVEYEEHHLINTTNIPYWTFNFNYFKKIDKNKKILLISNDYRSNLNIYKNLKRKGFKVRLLNIGYKNIRNHPFYDDYTKVIVY comes from the coding sequence ATGCAGTGATTAGATATCATTTTTAAATTATTACAAAAAATATTTAAATCAAATTCCTTTAATAAAAAGTATAGGGTTGTTAATTCAAAAAAGTTAAAAAGTATAATTAATAATAAAAATTGACAGGTGGTTGATTTAAGAAATAATGTTGAGTACGAAGAACATCATTTAATTAACACCACAAACATTCCTTATTGAACTTTTAATTTTAATTACTTTAAGAAAATTGATAAGAATAAAAAAATACTTCTAATCAGTAATGATTATAGAAGCAATTTGAATATTTATAAAAATCTTAAAAGAAAAGGATTCAAAGTAAGACTTTTAAATATTGGTTATAAAAATATAAGAAATCATCCTTTTTATGATGATTATACTAAAGTAATTGTTTATTAA
- the whiA gene encoding DNA-binding protein WhiA: MSFALEVKNEILSLNFSKKQMHMLLVGFLKFNGEILYNNNEVLFQISSSNNSLIRGIFKILKNFYLDDFQTAVIELPKNSSNKKLYRILLTKNVKQFLTENNIFDFNKNHKIIEIPYFNIFNTFELHQDLIRAYISGVFIAVGSVNSPDTSNYHLELQFKTIDEANYFTKIMSFYKFDFRIVSRRKNYVAYIKKSMLVSDFLKFIDASESVMNFENSRINRDLKNNLNRYMNIELYNQKNSIITGSRQIKEITFIKEQGAFNLLSEKARTLADLRLENPDVSFSELVELLEERNIKISKSGVSNLFKNISKISQQLKEG, from the coding sequence ATGTCTTTTGCTCTTGAAGTAAAAAATGAAATTTTAAGTTTAAACTTTTCAAAAAAACAAATGCATATGCTTTTAGTTGGATTTTTGAAATTTAATGGTGAAATATTATATAATAATAATGAAGTCTTATTTCAAATATCAAGTAGTAATAATAGTTTAATAAGAGGTATTTTTAAAATTCTGAAAAACTTTTACCTTGATGACTTTCAAACAGCTGTAATTGAGTTACCAAAAAACTCTAGCAACAAAAAGCTGTATAGAATTTTATTAACCAAAAATGTTAAGCAGTTTTTAACTGAAAATAATATATTTGATTTTAATAAAAATCATAAAATTATTGAGATCCCATATTTTAATATTTTTAATACATTTGAATTACATCAAGATTTAATTAGAGCATATATATCCGGGGTATTTATTGCTGTTGGTAGTGTAAATTCCCCAGATACTTCTAATTATCATTTAGAACTACAATTTAAAACTATTGATGAAGCTAATTATTTTACAAAAATAATGAGTTTTTATAAGTTTGATTTTAGAATTGTATCAAGAAGAAAAAATTATGTAGCATATATAAAAAAATCAATGTTAGTGTCAGATTTTTTAAAATTTATAGATGCTTCAGAATCAGTTATGAATTTTGAGAACAGTAGAATTAATAGGGACTTGAAAAATAATCTTAATCGATATATGAATATTGAACTTTATAATCAGAAAAATTCTATTATAACAGGTAGTAGACAAATTAAAGAGATTACATTTATTAAAGAACAAGGTGCTTTCAATTTATTGTCAGAAAAAGCACGTACACTTGCTGATTTACGATTAGAAAACCCCGACGTTTCTTTTTCTGAACTAGTTGAGTTATTAGAAGAAAGAAATATAAAAATATCTAAATCAGGTGTTAGTAATTTATTTAAAAACATAAGCAAAATATCACAACAATTAAAGGAAGGTTAA
- a CDS encoding EAL domain-containing protein: protein MADKTNLFLTIFVPVISFWLLVFFVSWYASIGVATWNILNLFVFSSLFSQYFGSINEGFSRTLIIIFYTVPFITSILKRYFLKKTSLWLLVSLNILTIFIALLSWNFIENNIESLNLKMLIVLITTFVSYIIYLLAQTVDQIYIHALKLQNIVVYENEHYLNFSSAHFQILDLIMQKKIRYAIYCNFYIASFEKFENKVSNVIRDYIFSSVASDCYNNITKNFDNAIFFKPNYKTFGVFIPLGNDVNLQIDKNKDLLKLFKLFQSIKNVFTIKNHKIKINIRSANSIYGIHSNDLDKLSDFNNYLIKNQATIVDDFNLIAKPNEILLDKNKIRKIASLNEVVNLNLHTTLYEPIYNIINWSFEGYYLNGMINGEEFDSSNFKPNEKLIDDMGLSSLFLRYISLNSLKDLSRKYSKEIIQKLIFVNYDSDYLSSSEFDKDEFLFKLKNLKLNLKNIVLNFKMDKEINNKVVLKNNIMFLKSNNFKISISNFGTELSDYGLIHCYEPDFIFLVEEVSQHINGNEFYKQIILEAIKISEKIESKIIATGVNSYIIYKRLKELGIKNFMGDLIGSSSELKLEVPEELNYLLKK from the coding sequence ATGGCAGATAAAACCAATTTGTTTTTAACAATATTTGTTCCAGTTATTTCATTTTGACTATTAGTGTTTTTTGTAAGTTGATATGCATCTATAGGAGTCGCTACTTGAAACATACTAAATCTATTTGTATTTTCAAGTTTATTTTCACAATATTTTGGTTCTATAAATGAAGGGTTTTCAAGAACTTTAATTATTATTTTTTATACAGTTCCATTTATAACAAGTATTTTGAAAAGATATTTTTTAAAGAAAACCTCTTTATGATTGTTGGTCTCATTAAACATACTAACTATTTTCATTGCTTTATTATCATGAAACTTTATAGAAAACAATATAGAATCGTTAAATCTTAAAATGTTAATAGTTTTAATAACAACATTTGTTTCATACATAATTTATTTATTAGCTCAGACAGTAGACCAGATCTATATTCATGCTTTAAAATTACAAAATATTGTTGTCTATGAAAATGAACATTATTTAAACTTTTCATCTGCACATTTTCAAATACTTGATTTAATAATGCAAAAAAAAATTAGATATGCAATCTATTGTAACTTTTACATTGCTAGTTTTGAAAAGTTTGAAAACAAGGTTAGTAATGTAATTAGAGATTATATATTTAGCAGTGTAGCAAGCGATTGTTATAATAACATAACTAAAAACTTTGATAATGCAATTTTTTTTAAACCTAATTATAAAACGTTTGGTGTTTTTATCCCTCTAGGTAACGATGTCAATTTACAAATAGATAAAAATAAAGATTTATTAAAATTGTTTAAATTATTCCAAAGTATAAAAAATGTATTTACAATTAAAAATCATAAAATAAAAATAAATATTAGGAGTGCTAACAGCATTTATGGTATACATTCAAATGATTTAGATAAATTAAGTGATTTCAATAATTATTTAATTAAGAATCAAGCAACAATTGTTGATGATTTTAATCTAATAGCTAAACCAAACGAAATTTTATTAGATAAAAATAAAATTAGAAAAATCGCTTCATTAAATGAGGTTGTTAATTTAAATTTACACACAACCTTATATGAACCTATTTATAATATTATTAATTGAAGTTTTGAAGGATATTATTTAAATGGGATGATTAATGGCGAAGAATTTGATTCATCCAATTTTAAACCAAATGAAAAATTAATTGATGATATGGGGTTATCAAGTTTATTTTTAAGATATATTAGTCTGAATTCTTTGAAAGATTTATCAAGAAAATATTCAAAAGAAATAATCCAAAAACTAATTTTTGTTAACTATGATAGTGACTATTTGTCAAGTTCGGAATTTGATAAAGACGAATTTTTATTTAAATTAAAAAACCTTAAACTAAATTTAAAAAACATTGTATTAAATTTTAAAATGGATAAAGAAATCAATAATAAAGTTGTTTTAAAAAACAATATAATGTTTTTAAAGAGTAATAACTTTAAAATTTCAATATCAAACTTTGGAACCGAACTATCTGATTATGGTTTAATCCATTGTTATGAACCTGATTTTATTTTTTTAGTCGAAGAGGTTTCACAGCATATAAATGGAAATGAATTTTATAAACAAATCATATTAGAAGCAATAAAAATTTCAGAAAAAATTGAATCTAAGATTATTGCAACTGGCGTTAATAGTTATATAATATACAAAAGGTTAAAAGAATTAGGTATTAAAAATTTTATGGGAGACTTAATTGGAAGCTCTTCAGAATTAAAATTAGAAGTACCAGAAGAACTTAATTATTTATTGAAAAAGTAA
- a CDS encoding prolipoprotein diacylglyceryl transferase — protein MLSSWLQGNNWSEENVGTRVYSDYGFVHIYALTMTLGVILSIAGCAVQFYRKKLNFRELWIAAVIVVPVGLLGASFFGKLNAQNGSNADGVGFFGLFAFWKAGMSIHGAIFSTVTVGIIMFNIVSVRNKVSVWVYADSIAPNVLLGQVIGRWGNFFNHELFGKPAGLYEDKNVMSWLPAFIRDNMAFRYTGSSTNDLIQGQVYVMHPIFLYESFFLLVSWLIITLVLPFIGRWIGKKPWKLNPEKYSFDIKYSYKYFFTRKKEEGKKTYWDVWEEATSLNFEEKQKDRYIKEIDNINDKNPIIRRFKKGKLLIDTNNPNKYLLTRSGVEFGGYFFAWNFIRFMLELDRPDDHLFIMYQKTLSLTLIGLTAFSGLVIIFLTQWILPYFIRKPGYIYEQHYFYVNNVKDKSENKHIVKNTEPNPKVLKAQEKLKKQLEKKNK, from the coding sequence ATGTTATCAAGTTGATTACAAGGCAATAATTGGTCTGAAGAAAATGTAGGCACAAGAGTTTATAGTGATTATGGATTTGTTCATATTTATGCTTTGACCATGACACTTGGTGTTATATTATCAATAGCAGGATGTGCCGTTCAATTCTATAGAAAAAAATTGAATTTTAGAGAACTTTGAATAGCGGCTGTTATTGTTGTACCAGTTGGTCTACTTGGAGCAAGCTTTTTTGGTAAATTAAATGCTCAAAATGGTAGTAATGCTGACGGCGTAGGCTTTTTTGGTTTATTTGCTTTTTGAAAGGCAGGAATGTCTATTCATGGTGCAATTTTTTCAACAGTTACAGTTGGTATAATCATGTTCAATATTGTTTCTGTACGTAACAAAGTTTCAGTTTGAGTATATGCTGATTCAATAGCTCCTAATGTACTTCTTGGTCAAGTAATTGGTAGATGAGGAAATTTTTTCAATCACGAATTATTTGGAAAACCAGCAGGTCTTTATGAAGATAAAAATGTAATGTCTTGATTACCAGCTTTTATAAGAGATAATATGGCATTTAGATATACTGGAAGTAGTACAAATGATCTTATACAAGGTCAAGTTTATGTTATGCATCCAATATTCTTGTATGAATCTTTTTTCTTATTAGTAAGTTGATTAATAATTACCCTTGTTTTACCATTTATTGGAAGATGAATTGGTAAAAAACCCTGAAAATTAAATCCAGAAAAATATAGTTTTGATATAAAATACTCATATAAATATTTTTTTACTAGAAAAAAAGAAGAAGGTAAAAAAACATATTGAGATGTTTGAGAAGAAGCAACATCTTTAAATTTTGAAGAAAAACAAAAAGATAGATATATAAAAGAAATTGATAATATAAATGATAAGAACCCAATAATAAGAAGGTTTAAAAAAGGAAAATTATTAATTGATACTAACAACCCAAACAAATATCTATTAACAAGAAGCGGTGTTGAATTTGGAGGCTATTTCTTTGCTTGAAATTTTATTCGTTTTATGCTCGAATTAGATAGACCAGATGATCACTTATTTATAATGTATCAAAAAACTTTATCATTAACACTTATAGGGTTAACTGCATTTTCAGGTTTAGTCATAATCTTTTTAACACAGTGAATACTACCTTATTTTATAAGGAAACCTGGTTATATTTATGAACAGCATTATTTTTATGTTAATAATGTAAAAGATAAAAGTGAAAATAAACATATAGTTAAAAACACTGAACCAAATCCAAAAGTTCTAAAAGCACAAGAGAAGTTAAAAAAACAATTAGAAAAGAAAAATAAATAA
- the trmB gene encoding tRNA (guanosine(46)-N7)-methyltransferase TrmB yields the protein MRLRNKNWTIDFIKNNSIWMLSNKNYEECNNKFDNNNDINIEIGCGKGNFIIQKSTTNDLNFIAIEKERTVIGVALKKAISNFETPKNNLRFLNLDALSLDTFFSNESIYKIYLNFSDPWPKKRHTKYRLTFIKYLDLYYRLLKKNGSIEMKTDNENLYLFTLEEVKKTNFKVILNCDDLYSNQELLTDNIATEYETKFHSEGKKIKKIVLIKE from the coding sequence ATGAGATTAAGAAATAAAAATTGAACGATTGATTTTATAAAAAACAACTCTATATGAATGTTATCTAACAAAAACTATGAAGAATGTAATAACAAATTTGATAACAATAACGATATAAATATAGAGATAGGATGTGGCAAAGGAAATTTTATTATTCAAAAATCAACTACGAATGACTTAAATTTTATTGCTATTGAAAAAGAAAGAACAGTAATTGGTGTGGCTTTAAAAAAGGCTATTAGTAATTTTGAAACACCAAAAAATAATTTAAGATTTCTAAATCTTGATGCACTAAGTCTGGATACTTTTTTTTCAAATGAATCTATATATAAAATTTATTTAAATTTTTCAGACCCTTGGCCAAAAAAAAGACATACAAAATATAGACTTACATTTATAAAATATTTAGATTTATATTATAGGTTATTGAAAAAAAATGGTTCAATAGAAATGAAAACAGATAATGAAAATTTATATTTATTTACACTAGAAGAGGTTAAAAAAACTAATTTTAAAGTAATTTTAAATTGTGATGATTTGTATTCTAATCAAGAATTATTAACTGACAATATTGCTACAGAAT